The following proteins are co-located in the Siansivirga zeaxanthinifaciens CC-SAMT-1 genome:
- a CDS encoding immunoglobulin-like domain-containing protein, with protein MKTLIRTFKQLSILILAITFLGCEDDEVNLPKVVAGFTHTINTDNSVVTFINISENATNYSWDLGDGTTSTLINPVKYYSAGEYKVVLTATNVAGASDTFEDIIVISDAGAPIITLLGDTTMNIMLGQAFTEPGVTATDDVDGDLTANIVVGGDTVDTNTAGTYIITYNVSDAAGNAATQRTRTVIVAADIVAPVITLTGNATINVLLGGTFTDPGATASDDVDGDITANIVVGGDTVNVNTAGTYTITYNVTDASGNAATEVIRTVVVSDPNACIAETTESYNAANLNMTFLTNPSANFISDGAGFSWVDNPDTDNNVNKSCKVGKVVKSGQFNWDNNQYDLDAKLDFNSHTGLKIKVWSARANTEVRLKLEEIGNAGNNVEKFLTTSITSGWEELTFPFAASDSNKFNKIVIFFDLNAKNTDTYYFDDLMLYGDGASAGGGGTGGGGTGGTVTGLASNSDFETGTDSGWIRFQNGGLAVLDNTRNNGGSWSGRLETNGASNPAFKQEAIGVGAVAAGDKITIAFDHIGSMGGEGGVFNVLLFGEGANGASFTHVFNPTPALTDAWSRFSGSFTIPAGTDVSGGISFLIETVCGGAAGCTVTANIDNVSVTVN; from the coding sequence ATGAAAACATTAATTAGAACATTTAAACAGCTATCAATTTTAATCTTAGCCATAACCTTTTTAGGTTGCGAAGACGACGAGGTAAATTTACCAAAAGTTGTTGCTGGTTTTACTCATACAATAAATACTGATAATAGTGTAGTAACATTTATAAATATCTCTGAGAATGCAACCAATTATAGTTGGGATTTAGGAGATGGAACTACTTCTACGCTTATTAATCCTGTAAAATACTATTCAGCGGGCGAATACAAAGTTGTGTTAACAGCAACTAATGTGGCAGGGGCATCAGATACTTTTGAGGATATAATAGTAATTTCAGATGCAGGAGCACCAATAATCACCTTACTTGGCGATACAACAATGAATATTATGCTTGGGCAGGCATTTACAGAACCAGGAGTAACAGCTACAGATGATGTTGATGGCGATCTTACTGCTAATATTGTTGTTGGTGGCGATACTGTAGATACAAACACAGCCGGAACCTACATTATTACCTATAACGTTAGTGATGCAGCCGGAAATGCAGCGACACAAAGAACAAGAACCGTTATAGTCGCTGCAGATATTGTAGCACCAGTAATCACATTAACAGGTAATGCTACTATAAATGTTTTACTAGGAGGTACATTTACAGACCCAGGAGCAACGGCTTCAGATGATGTTGATGGAGATATTACTGCTAATATAGTTGTTGGAGGAGATACTGTAAATGTAAACACAGCAGGCACTTATACCATTACTTATAATGTAACTGATGCCTCAGGTAATGCAGCAACAGAAGTTATTAGAACGGTTGTAGTTTCCGATCCTAATGCATGTATTGCAGAAACTACAGAATCATACAATGCGGCCAATTTAAACATGACGTTTTTAACAAATCCAAGTGCCAATTTTATTTCAGATGGCGCTGGTTTCTCATGGGTAGATAACCCCGACACCGATAACAATGTAAATAAGTCGTGTAAAGTTGGTAAAGTTGTAAAAAGCGGTCAGTTTAATTGGGATAACAATCAATATGATTTAGATGCAAAATTAGATTTTAATAGTCATACAGGATTAAAAATTAAAGTTTGGTCTGCAAGAGCAAATACAGAAGTTAGACTTAAATTAGAAGAAATAGGAAATGCCGGAAATAATGTCGAGAAATTTTTAACAACCTCTATTACAAGTGGTTGGGAAGAATTAACCTTTCCTTTTGCAGCTTCAGATAGCAATAAGTTTAATAAAATTGTTATTTTCTTTGACTTAAATGCTAAAAATACTGATACATATTATTTTGATGATTTAATGCTTTATGGCGATGGTGCTAGTGCCGGTGGCGGAGGAACTGGTGGCGGAGGAACTGGTGGTACCGTAACAGGATTAGCCTCTAACTCAGATTTTGAAACAGGAACAGACTCTGGATGGATTCGCTTCCAAAATGGAGGTTTAGCTGTACTAGATAATACCAGAAATAATGGGGGTTCTTGGTCTGGAAGACTAGAAACTAACGGTGCTAGTAATCCTGCATTTAAGCAAGAAGCTATTGGTGTAGGTGCCGTAGCTGCTGGCGATAAAATTACCATTGCGTTCGATCATATTGGATCCATGGGTGGAGAAGGCGGCGTATTTAACGTGCTTCTATTTGGTGAAGGTGCAAATGGCGCTTCTTTTACACATGTATTTAATCCAACACCAGCATTAACCGATGCTTGGTCAAGATTTTCTGGATCGTTTACAATACCGGCTGGAACAGATGTTTCTGGAGGTATAAGTTTCTTAATTGAAACGGTTTGTGGTGGTGCGGCTGGTTGCACTGTTACTGCTAACATAGATAACGTCTCTGTAACAGTTAATTAA
- a CDS encoding glycoside hydrolase family 16 protein, whose amino-acid sequence METKIFVQHNLLYKSRNIKSSVFNLVILILFTAFMSCETNETQTVAKFTELVMADEFDVEGAPNPDIWGYNIGTGENGWGNNELQYYTDRADNVSVQNGVLIITAKEEQFNGSAYTSARLLTKGKFEQTYGRFEARIRLPYGQGIWPAFWLLGDDANGTQIWPEIGEIDIMEYVGNEPTRVFGTVHGPGYSGGQSISKSYNLENDRFDTGFHIFGIEWGPDYINFYVDDKLYNQITPKDVPGEWVFNNGPFYIILNLAVGGALPGSPNAETVFPQNMLVDYVRVYKRSNN is encoded by the coding sequence ATGGAAACAAAAATCTTTGTGCAGCATAATTTACTATATAAATCAAGAAACATAAAATCTAGTGTTTTTAATCTTGTAATATTAATTTTATTTACTGCCTTTATGAGTTGTGAAACAAATGAAACACAAACCGTTGCTAAGTTCACAGAATTAGTAATGGCCGATGAGTTTGATGTTGAAGGCGCACCTAATCCAGATATTTGGGGATATAACATTGGTACAGGAGAAAATGGCTGGGGTAATAATGAGCTTCAGTATTATACAGATCGCGCAGATAATGTATCAGTGCAAAATGGCGTGTTAATAATTACAGCAAAAGAGGAGCAATTTAATGGTTCTGCTTATACCTCGGCAAGACTATTAACAAAAGGTAAATTTGAGCAAACTTACGGTCGTTTTGAAGCACGTATACGTTTGCCTTACGGACAAGGAATTTGGCCTGCATTTTGGTTGCTTGGAGACGACGCTAACGGAACACAGATTTGGCCAGAAATAGGAGAGATAGATATTATGGAATATGTTGGTAATGAACCTACTAGGGTTTTCGGAACGGTTCATGGACCGGGTTATTCCGGTGGTCAATCCATAAGTAAATCCTACAATTTAGAAAACGATAGGTTTGATACAGGTTTTCATATTTTCGGAATAGAATGGGGACCAGATTATATTAACTTCTATGTAGACGATAAACTTTACAATCAAATAACACCAAAGGATGTCCCAGGAGAATGGGTATTTAATAATGGTCCTTTCTATATCATTTTAAATCTTGCCGTTGGCGGCGCTTTACCAGGATCTCCAAATGCAGAAACGGTTTTTCCACAAAATATGCTTGTAGATTACGTTAGAGTATATAAAAGAAGCAACAACTAA
- a CDS encoding glycoside hydrolase family 17 protein, protein MKHIQKILLAMSIIIFVFGCGNNSKKEKITVGKEKHKTAADILGNPDYLAISYGGYRKKSRDSQPSISQLKEDMKILSAMGIKILRTYNVQLPHAPNVLKAISELKKEDSSFEMYVMLGAWIDCENAWTGLEPNHEAESDQNAGEIDRAVALAKAYPDIVKILAVGNEAMVHWATSYFVRPNVILKWVNHLQNLKRTGVLPNDLWITSSDDFSSWGGGDPAYHTDDLEKLIKAVDYISMHTYPMHNSHYNPAFWLVPENETHMSKQEKLEASMQRALKFATKQYDSVSNYVKRLGVKKPIHIGETGWATVCNSLYGANGSRATDEYKSGRYYDLIRAWSNNNKVSCFYFEAFDEQWKDAQNELGSENHFGLINLKGEAKYALWDLVDEGVFKGLTRDGQPITKTFNGNKEALMETVLVPPTASEFSVSH, encoded by the coding sequence ATGAAACACATTCAAAAAATTTTATTAGCCATGTCTATTATAATTTTTGTGTTTGGATGTGGAAATAATTCAAAAAAAGAAAAGATTACAGTGGGTAAGGAAAAGCACAAAACAGCAGCCGATATTTTAGGAAATCCAGACTATTTAGCAATTTCTTATGGAGGGTATCGTAAAAAGTCCAGAGATTCTCAACCGAGTATTTCTCAATTAAAAGAGGATATGAAAATCCTGTCGGCCATGGGCATTAAAATTTTACGAACATACAATGTTCAATTACCGCATGCACCAAATGTTTTAAAAGCTATTAGCGAATTAAAAAAGGAAGATTCCAGTTTTGAAATGTATGTCATGTTAGGCGCTTGGATAGATTGTGAAAATGCCTGGACCGGTTTAGAACCCAACCATGAAGCAGAAAGCGACCAGAATGCAGGTGAAATTGATAGAGCTGTTGCTTTAGCAAAAGCGTATCCAGACATAGTTAAAATATTAGCCGTTGGTAACGAAGCCATGGTGCATTGGGCAACCAGCTATTTTGTAAGACCAAATGTTATTTTAAAATGGGTAAATCATTTACAAAATTTAAAGCGTACCGGTGTTTTACCCAACGATTTATGGATAACCAGTTCCGATGATTTTTCATCATGGGGCGGCGGTGATCCAGCCTATCATACCGACGATTTAGAAAAACTAATCAAGGCAGTAGATTATATTTCCATGCATACTTACCCAATGCATAACTCACACTATAATCCTGCCTTTTGGTTAGTTCCAGAAAACGAAACCCATATGTCTAAGCAAGAAAAACTCGAAGCCTCTATGCAACGGGCTTTAAAATTTGCCACAAAGCAATACGACAGTGTATCTAATTACGTAAAGCGTTTGGGTGTTAAAAAGCCTATACATATTGGGGAAACAGGCTGGGCAACGGTTTGTAATTCGTTGTACGGTGCTAATGGCTCTAGAGCAACCGACGAATATAAATCGGGTAGATATTATGATTTGATTAGAGCTTGGTCTAACAACAATAAAGTGTCTTGTTTTTATTTTGAAGCCTTCGACGAGCAATGGAAAGATGCCCAAAATGAATTGGGTTCCGAAAATCATTTCGGACTTATAAACTTAAAAGGCGAAGCAAAATATGCCCTTTGGGATTTAGTTGATGAAGGTGTTTTTAAAGGATTAACCAGAGACGGACAACCCATTACAAAAACATTTAATGGGAATAAAGAAGCATTAATGGAAACGGTTTTGGTGCCACCAACGGCTTCAGAATTTAGTGTATCTCACTAA
- a CDS encoding glycoside hydrolase family 30 protein: MKSIKTYVYYLLVIAVMGCSETKKQMDFEVFETSANGNKLSKISTFEILKVSATITLLPEQTYQTITGFGGAFTEASAYLLNKLSKANRDTILKAYFAKDGARYSLTRTHMNSCDFSLSQYSYSPVEDDVNLEHFTIEADKDDLIPMIKDAMAFSEDGFKIFASPWTAAPWMKDNNHWVGGKLLPKYYNTWALFFSKYIDAYKSEGIDIWGFTVENEPHGNGNNWESMHFTPQEMTHFVQNYLGPKLEADGKGDKIILGYDQNRAGLKEWVDEMYKDEASSKYFDGTAIHWYESTYDFFPEALQYAHNKAPNKYLIETEGCVDSEVPKWQDDAWYWKKEATDWGWDWASEEEKYLHPKYAPVNRYARDIIGCLNNWVDGWVDWNMVLDRQGGPNWFKNWCVAPVIVDPDADEVYFTPLYYTMAHFSKYIRPEAKIIGLENSDKDLMLTSALNTDGSIAVVIFNETEKPKSINLILNDKTVEFSIDAKAIQTVVIPKNK, from the coding sequence ATGAAATCAATCAAAACATATGTGTATTATCTTTTAGTAATTGCTGTTATGGGTTGTAGTGAAACAAAAAAACAAATGGATTTTGAGGTTTTTGAAACCTCAGCCAACGGAAATAAGCTTAGTAAAATCTCAACATTCGAAATTTTAAAGGTTTCAGCTACCATTACGTTGTTACCAGAACAAACCTATCAAACCATAACGGGCTTTGGAGGCGCTTTTACGGAGGCTTCAGCATATTTACTTAACAAGTTAAGCAAAGCTAATAGAGACACCATTTTAAAGGCTTATTTCGCCAAAGATGGTGCTCGGTATTCGCTAACCAGAACACATATGAATTCTTGTGATTTTTCACTAAGCCAATATTCGTATTCTCCTGTTGAAGACGATGTGAATTTGGAACATTTTACGATTGAAGCAGATAAAGACGACCTTATTCCCATGATTAAAGATGCTATGGCGTTTTCAGAAGATGGCTTTAAAATTTTTGCATCACCATGGACCGCAGCTCCTTGGATGAAAGACAATAATCATTGGGTTGGCGGGAAATTGCTTCCTAAATATTATAACACGTGGGCTTTGTTTTTTTCAAAATATATCGATGCTTATAAATCAGAAGGTATTGATATCTGGGGTTTTACGGTTGAAAACGAACCACACGGCAACGGTAATAATTGGGAAAGTATGCATTTTACTCCTCAGGAAATGACCCATTTTGTTCAAAATTATTTAGGCCCAAAACTGGAAGCTGATGGTAAAGGCGATAAAATAATTTTGGGTTACGACCAGAATAGAGCGGGTTTAAAAGAATGGGTAGATGAAATGTATAAAGATGAAGCATCTTCTAAATATTTCGATGGAACCGCTATTCATTGGTATGAAAGTACCTATGATTTTTTTCCTGAAGCCTTACAATATGCACACAATAAAGCACCAAACAAATATTTAATTGAAACCGAAGGTTGCGTCGATTCTGAAGTTCCAAAATGGCAAGACGATGCCTGGTATTGGAAAAAAGAAGCAACCGATTGGGGTTGGGATTGGGCTTCGGAAGAAGAAAAATATTTACATCCTAAATACGCACCTGTTAACAGATATGCCAGAGATATAATTGGCTGTTTAAACAATTGGGTTGATGGTTGGGTGGATTGGAATATGGTTTTAGATAGGCAAGGTGGTCCCAACTGGTTTAAAAACTGGTGTGTTGCACCTGTAATTGTAGATCCAGACGCCGATGAAGTCTATTTTACACCGCTTTATTACACTATGGCACACTTTAGTAAGTATATAAGACCAGAAGCGAAAATTATAGGTTTAGAAAATTCTGATAAGGATCTTATGCTAACATCAGCCCTAAACACAGATGGTTCCATTGCTGTTGTAATTTTTAACGAAACAGAAAAACCTAAAAGTATTAACCTAATATTAAACGATAAAACCGTGGAGTTTTCAATAGACGCAAAAGCGATTCAAACTGTTGTAATTCCAAAAAACAAATAA